The region ATCATTTTTTTTAAGTAAATCAATGGCTCCATAAAACTTTTTTCCACCTCTTCCTGTAGTTGTATGTAACTTATTTGGAGTTATTGCTCCTCCAACCCATAAACCTGCAGAAAATCTATACTTCTCCCACACATAATCATCTTTTACTTTTTCTTCAGCCCATCCAGGTAACCATCCTTTATTGCCAGATTTATTAGGAAAAATTCTGAGATATTCGCAGGCAAGTATAGTTTTTAGAGTCCTAGTGAATTGCTGAACAGTTAACAGTCTCAATGTATACCTCGATATTATTGCTGTCCCATATCCTGTGTCCTTTTTAGTTCTTCTTCTATAGGCGAGTAGAAAAGCAGATATGGCAAGATAAGATTCTGTTTTTCCTCCACCTGTAGGTACCCACAGAATATCAATATAATTTCTGTCAGGAGAATCTGGATTAACAATAGACTCCATAGTCATGAGGAAAAAAGCAAGCTGAAAAGGTCTCCACTTAAATTCCTTTTTTCCTGCCCAGTCTTTCTGGACAACAGAAATTACTTTGTTTGCGAAATTAAAACATAGAAGAACTTCTTCTTTTTCTTTTAGCAGATTAATTCCCTTTTCTATTCGGTCATATACGATCTCATGCTTATTTATAATTTTCTCAGCAAGTGATGGATTTGATGTATGAGAAATTTCTTCTTTCTTTCGTAATATCCAATTCTTATATTTATTCAAAAATGTACTGAAATAGTTATCTATCTCATCAGGTTGGATTTCTGATAAAACTTCCGGATCAAAATTTATGCCTTTAATATCAAAGTCCGGTATACCCTGTGGTATAACAGGTAAAAATTCTGTCCTTAAATCACATTCAAGAAATTTTTTGTATTTTTTCTCATCTTTATTTTTTATTGTCTTACCATCCACCCACATAAAATCAAATTTATCTGGATTTTCCTGTAATGGATCTATTTCTTTCCATATAGCAGCGCACATACTGCCTTTTGCAGGGAAAAGAGTATTACTTTCCAAATATGGAAATTCATATAACTTTTCTTCTTCATCTATTCCAGTTTCCACTGCCCTTGAGTATGAACCTGACAGTTTTCCTTTCTTAATCTTTACTCTTATTTGAGGCTGAAAAATAAGATATTCTGTTGGAGGATTTATAAGATCTTCATATTCCCGTGGTACTTCTGTTTCGTTTATAAGATAAACTGAAATGAAGTATTTATTCTTACTTTTTAATCTTTTTTCTATTTTTAATCTTAACTTATTTTCATATTTTTTTTCACCAATGATAATCTCTTCTTCGGGAATTTCAAATTCTTCTTCGTCTTTTTCAAGTTTTATATCTTCTTGTACATAAGAGAAACTCTTCCTTATCCATTTTTTTCTTTCTTCTTCGTTTTCATCAGATTTATTACTTTCTTCAATTTTAAAATATTTGCCCCATGTAACGCATAAGTCAAGTTCTATTGTTTCTTTTGATTCTACCGAAAAGTTTATTCCTATACTGACAGGAAGTTTTCGTGGATTAAGAACAGGATTAAGGAGTTCTGAAGATACAGGTTCTATATCAGGAGAAACCTCTACATCTTCTTCATCAAGTTTATCCAATATAATTTCATCTTCTATAAATGCGCTTTTACCGTCAATTTTTACTGCATGCTTTGAAGAAGAAAGAATTCCTGTAATGAATTCATTTGCTGGATTTTGCGTTTCCAGAATCTCTTCCGGGTCAAAATTTCGTGGTCCCAGTGCATCTCTGTAAATATCCTTTATATAGTCAAGCAATGCCATGGCTACCTCCCCTGATTTTTATAAATACAACAAAAATTCCTTAATGGGCACTTATCGCAGTCTGGATCTTTGGGTTTACATACAAGTGCCGCGAAATCAATAAGAGCATAGTAAAAAACTCTTGGGTCGTTCTTATATATCAAGCAGTAAATATAATTACGAAACAATCTGCTTCTCCTTGAAGAATCAGTTATTTTCAGACAGAACAATCTTCCGGTCACGCGAACAATATTTGAGTCAAGAAGAGGTAATGGATTGTTCAGTGTAAAAATAATAACTGCTGCTGCTATATAGTCTCCTATTCCTGGTAAGGATTTTAATTCTTTATGATTGAGTGGAATATTACCTCCATATTTTTCTCTCAGTATTAAAATCATCTTATTGAATAATTCCTGCCTCCATTTTAGTCCAAGTGATTGCAGTAAGGGTGAAATCTCTTCTTTTTTCGCTTTTAGAAGGCTTCTTATATCTGGAAATTTATCAATAAAATCTTTATAGACTTTTTCAACCTGTGAAGAATTAGTTCTGTGCAAGAAAATCTCAGCTATTAATACTTTGTATGGATCCTTTTCAAATCTCCAGGGATAAATTCTTTTATGATCTTCCCACCATGAAAATAGTTTTTCATGAAAATGTTTAACATCAAAGTCATCTAACAAAGCTTTACAATTTACACTTGTTTTTTTCATCTCAACAATATTGTTTTTAATAGTCCCCCGATAAGGTAAGAAAAATCCGGACTTACTGCATCAGCAATCATCTGATATCTCATACCTTTTCCCATTCCTTCAGGAAATGCAAAATCATCCTTAAATCCGAAAATTGCTTCTGCCTCTCTTATGGATATTGTTCTTTTAGGTCCCCCATTATTAAATCCGGGATGCAGAATATAAGTTTTCATGATATTTCCAAAAGATGGAGAAGGCTTATTCCAGTCGAGAATATACCAGCCGAATTTCCCGGTTTCATATTTATCCAGATATTTATCTATTGTTTTGAGATTAGGCCATTCATGATCTGGAACTTCTTTTTCTTCTTTGTTTCTGTATTTTTCTATAACATGTTTTACAGTTTTTGGAGAATTTTTTGATCCAATAAGAAGTTTTTCAAATTGCTTCCGTGCACTTTTATCTTTATAAAACCCAAAAGCAAAATATCTTTCCCTTGCTATTGCAGCTCCAAAGTCTGAATACTTGATTTTAGTTTCATATATACTGTAGCCATGAGCTCTGAGTTTCCTGATAAATTTTCTTAAAGTTTTATCTTTTCCTACAGGGACAACATTCTCAAACACAAAAACTGCCGGTTTGATTTCTAGGACATGTAAAAAATATTTTTCCATTAGAACAAAATCCTCATGAGAGGATCCTCGCTTCTTTAAATTGAGCGTGGACCAGGGTTTACAGGGGGAACCTCCGACTATAATATCTGGATTTTCATCAAAAATAAAGTCATTTTTCAAATCTTTTATGATAGCTTTACCAATGCAATTTTTCTCAAAAATTTTTTCTACCCATTTATTTATGTCAACACCAGTAATTTCATAGCCAGCTTTAGATAATCCATAGGAAAATCCACCCATCCCACAAAAAAGATCAAGTACTTTCATCAGTATAGACCTTTTATCCCTTATGTATTATTTTATTTATCGGCTTAAATTTTATAACAAAAACAGGTTCCTCGTGAAGGGAACCTGTTAAGAGTTTTACTTTCTCTCACAAACTGCAGTCCTTATCACTTCAGCAACAATTAATACGGCTACTTCAAGAGCTATAAGCAGAGTTTTCGTGTTCAATGCTTACACCTCCTTTGTTATTTACTGGACAGCAGTGTTTGTAAAAGCAGTATTTGCACTGCCATTCTTTTACATCCAGAGTTTCTTTGTCCAGAAGGTTTAGTGTTTCCATATCTTGCTGTGATAATGTATAAATGAGGTTTACTTTGGCTTTAAGGATTTTGATATCCTCATCAGTTAGCTGGACGGGATATTCGTAAATCTCTCCTGTTGATTTTTCTATGTAAACTATCAAACCTTTTTCTTTTCTAAGCAAATACATATATCCTGTTAGCTGAAATATATGATGGGGATACGGCAGAACTTCAGCTTTCTTTAATGTCCACGGTGATATTGTTTTAAATTCACTTACGGTATTATCAATAACTCCGTCAGGATGTCCAACAATTTTAAGTTCGTGGTCGTATATTTCCTGCTCTACATATTCGAGCTTATCTCTCAGTATACCTGCATATTAAGATAAATTCTGTTTCCAAATTTTAAAAACAAAGCTAAACATTTGAAATGCCTGTCTTTTTCACGGCTTACCTCATTCAAGACAGGTAAAGGGGGACTTTAAAATGTCCACCAGAAATACATACCGAATTCCAGAGAACCTGATTTTATGAGGTTTTGCCGAAGTGGATTTGTCCCCCGTATGTCCACCAGATTGAGAGGTTTTTGATGAATTTTGAAAAATTGTCTTTAAGAGGATTTTCTGAAAATCCTTTTATAAGTGGTGCGAGAGGCGGGAATCGAACCCGCACGGCCTTTCGGCCAAGGGATTTTAAGTCCCTCGCGTCTGCCAGTTCCGCCACTCTCGCAGAAATGAAATCCTGAGGATAAATATTATATGTAAATTATCCCTAGATGACAACTATGACAAAATGTAGTTAATACATTAAATTAATTAAGGTGATCTTTTTTCCGAATAGTTCAGGAAAAATTATAAAAACTAAAAACAAAGGATAAACAGTTTGAAGGTTAAAGTCTTTTTGGAAAAAGATATCAAAAAAGCGAAGGAGATAGTATCAAAAACAGCCAGTGAGATGAATCCTGACCTTTTTATATTTTTTGCCCCTTACAGATTTTTTGAATCAGGATCTTTGTTTAATCTGTCTGAAGATACGAACTGTATAGGTATATCAACAGTTGCTGTTGTTAAAGATGATCAGATAGAGTATAACGCCTTTGGTGGGATTTTTATAAGTTTTGAAAAAACTGGAAGATGTAATCTCAGGCAGATAGACAGTATATCAGCCGATCTTGAAGGATCTATTAATTTTTTAGAAAAAAATCTGATTCCGGAGGAAAGAGGAACAAATCTCATATTCTCAACCTCTTCTAATCTTCAGGTTAATAAGGTTCTAAACAGGGTTTTCAAAAACAGAAATAGAGATATAAGGCTATATGGCGGTATAGCATCTTCAGATGCACCGGATTTCAGAACATATATATCTGTGAACGGGCAACTTTTGAAGGATGGTTTTGTGATACTGAATCTTGAAAATGTGATATCTTTCAACACAATATCACTTGGTTTTATCCCTGTTGGAACTACCTATACTGTAACAAAGGCAAGAGATAATAAGATATACTCGCTTGATGATATGCCTGTTGTTTATTTTTTAAACAACATACTTAAAAATACAGGTATAAAGCCACAGGATCTTGATCCTGTAAAAACATCTGAGGTTCTGTGGGAGTTTCCATTTCTCTTTATTGAAGACTCAGGTTATATAAGTCATCTTCTTGTTCCTATGTGTTTTGATAATGAGGATGAGTCATTTATGTTTTACGGCGAAGTTTTAGAAGGCAGTAAGATAAAGCTTTCAACTGGAGACAGTGAAGATATACTTATGGATGTTAAGATTCGTTCTGAAGAGTTTGGAAATATCATAAATGTCAGAAGTTTAAAACCTGATTTTGTACTTAATATAACATGCACAGCAAGAAACTATATTCTTCTTGGTGATAACATGGAGAGTAAAGAACAGGAGATATATTACGAAAAAATAAAAGAGATACCTTTCGCAGGTTTCCTCACATTTGGTGAGATCGGTCCTGACAGAATGGGAAAGGCAGGAAAGTTTTATAATGAAACATCCATACTGGTAGGGTTTGTTGAGAGATGAATTATAAGATAAAGGAGAGAATACTAAAGAATCTACTTGTTGAGATAACAAAAAAATACGATTATATGATCAATGAGTATAAGGCAAAGGACAGTCAGTCTGAAGAAAAACTGCTTACAGATTACCTGACATCACTCTTAAACAGAGACGGTTTTAAAAAAACACTTTTAGAGCTTTCAAAACTTTCCTCTCTTGAAGAAAAAAGTATAGCTGTGATAACACTTGATCTTGATAACTTTAAGATAATAAATACCTCATACGGTTATGAGATAGGAGATCTCTTTCTTAAAGAAATTGGAAAACTTTTAAAAAGTATAAGCAGATCTAACTGGACTGTTGCAAGGATAGGTGGAGATGAGTTCGGTATAGCTATATACGGGATAAAGTTTAATGAGATACTGTTTGAGGTTGAGAGAATAAAAAGCAGAATTGAAAATTTTAGATTTAAGGTTGGAGACAGTTACTTAAGCACTACAGTATCTGTAGGTGTCTCTATATACTCTCCGGATTCTGATACTGACATACTTTCGGTTTTGAATAAGGCTGAGGTCAGTACATACCAGTCAAAAACAAAGGGAAAAAATATAGCAACATTCTCATCAGAGGATATACAGGAAAAGCTTAAAGATCTTGAAGAGAAGAAAAATATAATAGTACATGCGATTAATAATAAAGATGCTATAAAGGTTTATGTTCAGCCAATCGTTTCTCTTAAGAAAAACGAGATTATAGGTGGGGAGCTTCTTCTCAGGATTGAGTACAGGGGAAAGATAATTCCTGCCGTTGATTTTATAGAGTCGTCTATATTCTTTGGTCTACTTCCAAAACTTGAAAAGATACAGCTTGATAAATTCCTTACATCTGGGAGTATAAAAAAATTAAGAGGAAGGTATATTTTCATAAACAGACACATTAAAGCAGGACAGCTGAAAAATATTAAATCTCTGATAGATGAGCTCTCCTATCATAAGAAGGAGATATCGGGTATAAACTTTGTTATTGAGATCACTGAAAACTCATTTGTTGAGAACTTCTCCTATCTTAAAGATATAGTTCATTATGCTAAAAAGAGGGATATACTCTTTGCTGTTGATGATTTTGGTGCAGGATTTGCCTCTTTTGGTTATGTTTCAAAGGTTCCTATAGACATTATAAAGATTGATGGATCTATTATAAATGAGTGCATAAGCGATAAAAAGCATCAGGCTATAGTAAAAGCGATATCAATACTTTCTAGAGAGCTTGATATGAAAACTGTTGCAGAGTTTATTGACAGTATTGACAAACTTAAAAAATGCACTGTTTTTGATATTGATTACGGTCAGGGATTTTATTTCAACAGGCCTTTAGAGTTAGAAGATTTCTTAAAACTCCTGTAAAATAAGTCTTTATGAAAAGAAAGATAATCGTCCAGAATCTTACAAAAAAATTTGGAGAAAGAGAGGTTTTAAAAAATATCTCCTTTGATGTTAAAGAGGGGGAGATATTTGTTATTATGGGGGGAAGTGGGAGCGGTAAAAGTACTACTATAAAACATATAATAGGGCTTTTAAAACCAACATCTGGAAAGATAATCGTTGATGATACAGATATAACAGCTCTTTCTGATAGAGAGTTAATAGAGTTCAGAAAGAGAATGGGTTATCTGTTTCAGGAAGGGGCATTGTTTGACAGTCTTACAGTGTGGGAAAATGTAGGATTTTACTTCCTTGAGAACACAAAGATGCCTGTAAAAGATATAAGAAAGATAGCTGTAGAAAAACTGTCACTTGTTGGTCTTAAAGGTATAGAGGATCTTTATCCTTCACAGCTTTCAGGTGGTATGAGGAAAAGGGTTTCACTTGCAAGGGCGATATCAACTGATCCTGAGATAATCCTTTATGACGAGCCCACATCAGGACTTGATCCTGTAACAAGTGCTATGATAGATAATCTTATAGTTCACCTAAGAGATAAGATAGGAGTTACATCAATAGTTGTTACACACGATCTTGACAGCGCTTTCAGTATTGCGGACAGGATAGCTATGATTCATAAAGGTGTTATATATGCTGTGGGAACACCTGATGAGATAAAAAATCATCCTGATCCTGTTGTTCAGCAGTTTATAAATAGAAAAGCTGAAGGACCTATAACAGAGGAACTTTTCAAGGAACTAAAACTCTCAAAATCATAATATATTCTGATCTATATCAATGAGAATGATATAATATTCTGTCAAACACATACAGGAGGAATTTTCTTTTGGACAACTGTAAATGGAGAGGGATAATCACCGCATACAGAGAATTTTTACCTGTAACCGATAAAACCCCTGTTGTAACACTGTACGAAGGAAACACACCACTCATAGATGCTCCAAACCTCTCAAAAAAGATAGCTCCTGACAAGGATCTTAAGATATATCTGAAGTATGAAGGACTTAACCCAACAGGATCATTTAAAGATCGTGGAATGACGATGGCCATATCAAAGGCTAAAGAGTCTGGAAAGACAGCCGTTATATGTGCATCAACAGGAAACACATCTGCATCTGCAGCTGCCTATGCTGCAAGGGCTGGTATGGATGCTTATGTAATACTTCCTAAGGGTGCCGTTGCCCTTGGAAAACTCTCTCAGGCTATGGTTTACGGTGCAAAGATTATAGCCCTGATGGGAAATTTTGACGATGCTCTGAGTATAGTGAGAGAGATTGGGGAAAAGTATCCTGTAGAGGTTGTTAACTCTGTAAATCCTTACAGGATTGAAGGACAGAAAACAGCAAGTTTTGAGATTATAGATGCTCTTGGTGATGCTCCAGACTACCACTTTATACCTGTGGGAAATGCAGGAAATATAACAGCTTACTGGAAAGGTTACAAAGAGTATAAAGAGGCAGGCAGATCAACAAAACTTCCAAGAATGATAGGATGGCAGGCTGAAGGTGCTGCTCCTATAGTGAAAGGTTTTCCCATAAAGAATCCACAGACGATTGCAACAGCGATAAAGATAGGAAATCCTTACAGCTGGCAGCCTGCACTTCAGGCGGCAAAGGAGAGCAACGGCTTTATTGATGCTGTTTCTGATGAGGAGATACTTGAGGCTTACAGACTTGTTGCCTCAACTGAAGGTGTTTTCTGTGAACCTGCATCTGCAGCATCGGTTGCAGGTGTTATAAAGGCATACAGAAAAGGTCTTTTTAAAGGTGGAGAAACTGTAGTGTGTACACTTACGGGTAACGGTCTTAAAGATCCTGACACAGTTATAAAGGCAAGTGAAAAGCCTGTAGAGATGCCACCGGACATAAATGAGATAGCAAGATATTTAGGACTATGAATATAGTAGTATTTGGTCTTGGAGCTGTAGGAACTGTATTTGCAACATTCCTGAAAGAAGCAGGGTATAAAGTTTACGGCATAACAAAGGATAAATATCTGAATGATCTAAAATCATCTGAACTTAGGGTAAAAGGTATATGGGGAGATCATAGAGTAAAGCTTGATGGTATTTTCAGCTCAGTCTCCCCTCTGAAGGATAAAAAGATAGATCTTATAATACTCTCAGTTAAGTCTTACGATACTCAGAATGCTGTAAAAAGCCTTAAGGATATGGTATCGGAGAAAACAAAGGTTATAGTTGCACAGAACGGATACGGTAATTACGAGATCGTCTCAGAAGAGATAGGTAAAGAACATACATTACTTGCAAGGGTTATTTTTGGTTCAAAGATCATAAAACCGGGTTTTGCAGAAGTTACAGTAAATGCGGATGATGTAAGAATAGGAGATCCTTCAGGAACAATACCTGAAGAGGAGATAATAAAGATCGCCTGCATAATAAAAAATGCTGGTATACCAGCATCATACGATCCAGATGTTTATAAGACATTATGGTATAAGATACTTTACAACTGTGCATTAAACCCTCTTGGAGCTCTTTTAAGCTGTAGTTATGGTGATCTTGCAGAGAATGAGGAGACAAGAAAGATTATGAACAGAGTTATAAAAGAGATATTTGAGGTTACAGAGGCACACGGTATAGAACTTAACTACGAAAGCCCTGAGGAGTATATAGAACATTTCTACAAAA is a window of Persephonella marina EX-H1 DNA encoding:
- a CDS encoding ABC transporter ATP-binding protein; translated protein: MKRKIIVQNLTKKFGEREVLKNISFDVKEGEIFVIMGGSGSGKSTTIKHIIGLLKPTSGKIIVDDTDITALSDRELIEFRKRMGYLFQEGALFDSLTVWENVGFYFLENTKMPVKDIRKIAVEKLSLVGLKGIEDLYPSQLSGGMRKRVSLARAISTDPEIILYDEPTSGLDPVTSAMIDNLIVHLRDKIGVTSIVVTHDLDSAFSIADRIAMIHKGVIYAVGTPDEIKNHPDPVVQQFINRKAEGPITEELFKELKLSKS
- a CDS encoding GGDEF and EAL domain-containing protein, with the translated sequence MNYKIKERILKNLLVEITKKYDYMINEYKAKDSQSEEKLLTDYLTSLLNRDGFKKTLLELSKLSSLEEKSIAVITLDLDNFKIINTSYGYEIGDLFLKEIGKLLKSISRSNWTVARIGGDEFGIAIYGIKFNEILFEVERIKSRIENFRFKVGDSYLSTTVSVGVSIYSPDSDTDILSVLNKAEVSTYQSKTKGKNIATFSSEDIQEKLKDLEEKKNIIVHAINNKDAIKVYVQPIVSLKKNEIIGGELLLRIEYRGKIIPAVDFIESSIFFGLLPKLEKIQLDKFLTSGSIKKLRGRYIFINRHIKAGQLKNIKSLIDELSYHKKEISGINFVIEITENSFVENFSYLKDIVHYAKKRDILFAVDDFGAGFASFGYVSKVPIDIIKIDGSIINECISDKKHQAIVKAISILSRELDMKTVAEFIDSIDKLKKCTVFDIDYGQGFYFNRPLELEDFLKLL
- a CDS encoding T/G-specific DNA glycosylase, which translates into the protein MKKTSVNCKALLDDFDVKHFHEKLFSWWEDHKRIYPWRFEKDPYKVLIAEIFLHRTNSSQVEKVYKDFIDKFPDIRSLLKAKKEEISPLLQSLGLKWRQELFNKMILILREKYGGNIPLNHKELKSLPGIGDYIAAAVIIFTLNNPLPLLDSNIVRVTGRLFCLKITDSSRRSRLFRNYIYCLIYKNDPRVFYYALIDFAALVCKPKDPDCDKCPLRNFCCIYKNQGR
- a CDS encoding FIST signal transduction protein; translation: MEKDIKKAKEIVSKTASEMNPDLFIFFAPYRFFESGSLFNLSEDTNCIGISTVAVVKDDQIEYNAFGGIFISFEKTGRCNLRQIDSISADLEGSINFLEKNLIPEERGTNLIFSTSSNLQVNKVLNRVFKNRNRDIRLYGGIASSDAPDFRTYISVNGQLLKDGFVILNLENVISFNTISLGFIPVGTTYTVTKARDNKIYSLDDMPVVYFLNNILKNTGIKPQDLDPVKTSEVLWEFPFLFIEDSGYISHLLVPMCFDNEDESFMFYGEVLEGSKIKLSTGDSEDILMDVKIRSEEFGNIINVRSLKPDFVLNITCTARNYILLGDNMESKEQEIYYEKIKEIPFAGFLTFGEIGPDRMGKAGKFYNETSILVGFVER
- a CDS encoding DNA cytosine methyltransferase, yielding MKVLDLFCGMGGFSYGLSKAGYEITGVDINKWVEKIFEKNCIGKAIIKDLKNDFIFDENPDIIVGGSPCKPWSTLNLKKRGSSHEDFVLMEKYFLHVLEIKPAVFVFENVVPVGKDKTLRKFIRKLRAHGYSIYETKIKYSDFGAAIARERYFAFGFYKDKSARKQFEKLLIGSKNSPKTVKHVIEKYRNKEEKEVPDHEWPNLKTIDKYLDKYETGKFGWYILDWNKPSPSFGNIMKTYILHPGFNNGGPKRTISIREAEAIFGFKDDFAFPEGMGKGMRYQMIADAVSPDFSYLIGGLLKTILLR
- the thrC gene encoding threonine synthase, encoding MDNCKWRGIITAYREFLPVTDKTPVVTLYEGNTPLIDAPNLSKKIAPDKDLKIYLKYEGLNPTGSFKDRGMTMAISKAKESGKTAVICASTGNTSASAAAYAARAGMDAYVILPKGAVALGKLSQAMVYGAKIIALMGNFDDALSIVREIGEKYPVEVVNSVNPYRIEGQKTASFEIIDALGDAPDYHFIPVGNAGNITAYWKGYKEYKEAGRSTKLPRMIGWQAEGAAPIVKGFPIKNPQTIATAIKIGNPYSWQPALQAAKESNGFIDAVSDEEILEAYRLVASTEGVFCEPASAASVAGVIKAYRKGLFKGGETVVCTLTGNGLKDPDTVIKASEKPVEMPPDINEIARYLGL
- a CDS encoding ketopantoate reductase family protein — encoded protein: MNIVVFGLGAVGTVFATFLKEAGYKVYGITKDKYLNDLKSSELRVKGIWGDHRVKLDGIFSSVSPLKDKKIDLIILSVKSYDTQNAVKSLKDMVSEKTKVIVAQNGYGNYEIVSEEIGKEHTLLARVIFGSKIIKPGFAEVTVNADDVRIGDPSGTIPEEEIIKIACIIKNAGIPASYDPDVYKTLWYKILYNCALNPLGALLSCSYGDLAENEETRKIMNRVIKEIFEVTEAHGIELNYESPEEYIEHFYKNLIPPTRNHYPSMYYDLKAGKKTEIDALNGAIVRLAREKDIYVPVNETITGMIKFIEGRLRG
- a CDS encoding PD-(D/E)XK nuclease family protein → MLRDKLEYVEQEIYDHELKIVGHPDGVIDNTVSEFKTISPWTLKKAEVLPYPHHIFQLTGYMYLLRKEKGLIVYIEKSTGEIYEYPVQLTDEDIKILKAKVNLIYTLSQQDMETLNLLDKETLDVKEWQCKYCFYKHCCPVNNKGGVSIEHENSAYSS